The segment TCGGTTATTGCGTCGTGCGGTGTGGTGATGCGACTTGCTGTGCCCAATAGACTGCCGGGCCAGTTTCATCGCCCTGTCCGCCGAGTGTCACAGGCCCGTCACAGACGACGGCTGTGTGACCGCTGTACGCCCGCGGTACCGCACCCGTGAGTACGTAGGAGAGAATGCGACCGTGCCTTTCCTGTTGCTGATCGAGGACGACGACGCGATCCGAGCCAGCCTCGAACTCGCCCTGTCCCGCCAGGGCCACCGTGTGGTGGCCGCGGCGACGGGCGAGGACGGGCTGAAACTGCTGCGTGAGCAGCGGCCGGACCTGATCGTGCTGGACGTGATGCTGCCGGGCATCGACGGTTTCGAGGTGTGCCGCCGCATCCGGCGGACGGACCAGCTGCCGATCATCCTGCTGACCGCGCGCAGCGATGACATCGACGTGGTGGTCGGCCTGGAGTCCGGGGCGGACGACTATGTCCTGAAGCCGGTGCAGCCGCGGGTGCTGGACGCCCGGATCCGGGCTGTACTGCGGCGCGGGGAGCGGGACAGCTCGGACTCGGCGGCGTTCGGCAGCATCGTGATCGACCGTTCCGCGATGACGGTGTCGAAGAACGGCGAGGATCTGCAGCTCACCCCGACCGAGCTGCGGCTGCTGCTGGAGCTGAGCCGCCGGCCCGGGCAGGCGCTGTCCCGGCAGCAACTGCTGCGGCTGGTCTGGGAACACGACTATCTGGGCGACTCCCGGCTGGTGGACGCCTGCGTGCAGCGGCTACGCGCGAAGATCGAGGACGTGCCGTCGGCGCCGA is part of the Streptomyces sp. NBC_01262 genome and harbors:
- a CDS encoding response regulator transcription factor, translating into MPFLLLIEDDDAIRASLELALSRQGHRVVAAATGEDGLKLLREQRPDLIVLDVMLPGIDGFEVCRRIRRTDQLPIILLTARSDDIDVVVGLESGADDYVLKPVQPRVLDARIRAVLRRGERDSSDSAAFGSIVIDRSAMTVSKNGEDLQLTPTELRLLLELSRRPGQALSRQQLLRLVWEHDYLGDSRLVDACVQRLRAKIEDVPSAPTLIRTVRGVGYRLDTPQ